Part of the Falco cherrug isolate bFalChe1 chromosome 1, bFalChe1.pri, whole genome shotgun sequence genome, TGGCGGTGCCAAGTCCCGCACCTACgtgctggcagcagagagcCAGGCTGCCATGGAGTCGTGGGTGAAGTCGCTCTCACGAGCCAGCTTTGACTACATGCGCCTGGTGGTGCGGGcactggagaagcagctggaggagatgcGCTGGGGaccagctggtggctgcagtggctgccAGGGCTTGCCCGGCTCCTGGAAGCCGAAGCCCATGGGGCTGGAGCGGTCCCCAGAGCGGTTGCCGGCTCTGCCCACTGTCCTGCCAAAGGAGAATGGCTGCGCAGTGTGGAACAATGTGCCGGGAGCGGACCGGCTGCCCGGTGCCTCTGGCTGCACCAGGCACGATAGCGAGGGGAACCTGCGGCCACCACCGCTGCCACCGCGCAGGCGGGCATCAAGCAGTGAGGCAGGCAGTGCCAGAGTGGCTGCAGCGGAAAGCCTGTCCACCTTCTGCCAACTCCATGAGCAGTATGGCCGGGAGGTGGCCCAGCTGCGGCAGGACTGGCTGGAGAGGCGGCGTGGCCCCCGGCCCTGAGAGgtggctgagccctggggacctTCCAGGACCCGATGATCATCCTTGGTGCTGCCTCAGTCCTCTCCTCACTCTGGGATGTGCAGCCTTGTCCATGGCTGTGATGGACACCTGCTGATGGTGCCACAGAGGGCCCAGCACTGAGGGACACCAGTGTGCTCTGTGATGGTGAAATGCCAGCCTGGCACTGGTGGCAGCTGGGCTCAGCGTGCCACCAGCCAGCCATGAaatcccagggctgctggggctgccagctcTCAGGCATCTCGTGATCTCAGGCATCTTGCAGGGGTGCATGCCACTGGCCATGCCTCGGTGCGGGGTGGCCCATCCAGCGCAAGCAAGCTACAAACCACTTGCTGGCTGATGCCTCCTGAGAATCAGCCACTGCACTGGGTCTGGTAGGGCCTCTTGATGCTCTTGCAGCAGGATCATGCACCAGCAATGCTTTTGGAGGAGGATTTTGATGGCATGTCACCCACCTGAGCCTCTGCACCGTTTTTCACAGCCGGGGAGCCTGCTactgccttcccctccctgcccaacACAAGTGATTGGCTGAGGTCAGCTGAGCTCCACCAgatccctctgctccagcaggatgtggtttgcaaatgaaaatatcagTGAGCGCAGTCCTTCCTTAATGGCAGCAGCACGGCAtgtcccagctgcctggggagctggtGATACCCAGCCCTGGGTGTTCTGCATAGGGTGATGGCTGCTTGCAGCCCAGCCAGTGAAACCATGGAGGGGACAGATGCAAGGAGAACACAGAAACTGCAGGCACTGCCTCACCGGGTGGATATTTCAAGTCAGAGCATCATCCCCAGGCTGGCTTGTGAAGGGGAAGCATCGCTTGCGGTGGTGAGCAGGAACATATGTGTCAGCAGCGGAGCGTGTCGAATGATTCATGTGCTAAACCAGAGTGAAGCTGGTGTCTCATACCGGTGCTTCTCTTCCCCCAGTGGTTTATATCAACACTAAAGCTGCTGGCCTGGAGGTGGGATGACCTACCATAGGTCTGGGGGGAGCAGACAGGGCACCACAGGCTTGGGCTGGGTGGCTCTGGTTCCCTTTGACCCCTTGGGACAGGCACCAGATTTTGTTTGTTACAATAAAAGTTGTTTCAGAAATTCCCTTCTGGCCCTGGTTCTTGTTTGCACCTTTaagcccctggggaggggggcccAGGTAGGAATTAACTATACAATTTCATTCCCTTTCTGTCCCCACCGAGTGGGACACGGCCAGTGCCAGGGATTTGCAGTGGCCTGGAGCCCCACATCTGCCCACAGGGATGGGTGGGATGGGTGGAAAGGAAGGGGTGGGATGAGTTGGTGCCACCCTGAGAATATCACGATTCAGTGCCAGGGTGGTCCCACGGCAGGGACAGCACAGTTCTGCCCTCCCTGATGGCTTAAGCAGCCAGGCACAGGTGACTGACATGGGGTTTGGGCATTGGAAAAGAGCTGGGAGACTGGGAGCAAAACCCTCCAGCAGTTTCACTGGTGGAAATAGTACTGGGTGCCCCAGCATGACTTGCTGGTGCATTACAGCCTTAATGGGATGTTACAACCACCCCTCCAAACCCCAGGTTACAGGCTGCACTGCGTGATGCCAACCAGGTTTGGGTGCCCATGGCGAGGTGGCCCTGTGCTCTTGGTGGGACATCCCCAGACCTCTGCCAAGAGGTCTTAGCCAGGGACAAAATATCTATCCTCTTGCCAGGGCAGGTGTCGGTGCTGTGCAGGGATCGGGAAACCTGCCCTTGAGGAGATGGCCAACATGACCCCATGTGCCTGCCCGCAACACCCCACCTGCATGAACACCCCAGTTTCTTGCTGAAGTGGGGTTCTGCAGCAGGTTGGGAGGGGGGGAACGCCTCttagggaaactgaggcatgaaGCCAGCTGGGGTCACTTGCTTGCTGAGAGCACTGCAGAACATggagccctgctcccagccaggcaTGGCACCCTGCTACGTATTTCAGCATTTGGAGCGGTACCGAGGACAGGCGCAGCTACACCCGCAGCATCCAGATGGTTAACGTGACCCCATCAGTCGGCTGCAGAGGAAGATGCTGGTTTCCatggcagccagcccagcttcTCCAGACATTCagatattcattaaaaataaatccttcccAACATGTTAGCTGACAAACAAGCTTAAACAGATACGCAACATATGGATTTATTAATTCATCAAATGCAAACAGCCCTGCCTCGTGTCAGAAGCTGCAAGCTTGCCTGGCGATGGCCAGTTCTGAAGAAGTGCTGGGGTGTGGCTCCATCCCGCAATACTGAACCGAACCTCATGCTGGAGGATGCTGAGCTACCCTGGGGGCAGGAGCAAACCTGCAGCAGGGATGAGCACAGGACTTCCACAGGGCAGGATCATACCCTGAGCTGGACTAGCCCCATTGAACACCCCTTCtctcccccgtcccccccccaaCCACCAGGAGATAATTTATGGCAGTGAGAGCTCACGAACCCAAAGCAAGGCTGCGACTTCCAAGGGAGCCAACATCAACCCAGGCGCTGCGCGAAGCTGAGGAGCTCCCATCCCAGCCGCCTCCAGACAAAACACACCCCAGGGCCAGAGTCGTATCCAACTTCTGTATTTAGTGGCTCTTTACAGAACTTGTTCCTTCCAAAATTGTTAAACAAAGTTCATCGATCTCATAGAAACTTTTGAAGTACAGTACATGAGCCTAACAAAAACGTGATTGGTATGTCCCGCTAGCTTTAATACAACAGGATTGCCGTCTTCAAGACTATCCTAAGTGCTTCCTCAAATCCCGTTCCACTAAAGCTCCTGCTAGCACATGACGGAGACGAGCAGTCAATGGTCGCGCCTCGACCTTCTGCAGCGCGGTGGCAAGGGAAGAGCGGCCGCGGGCAAGCTGGGgcttgctggggcagggcaggcgggcaagcagagctgtgccttcACAAAAGCCACTTTTAGCATCGCTCATCGACTACCAcccaaatataaaaataccttCTATTCTGATAAAAATGTATACAGTGGAAAATTAGTCAATGCATAGCCTCGAAGCCTGGCGGGGGAGCCCTCCCAGCGGTGGTGGCCTTGGTGGGTGATGGCTGATGCTATGCGGGCAGGGAACAGGGCAgaccagcccagcactggccacCCCCCATCTTTTAAAGGCATTTCATTAGCAGAAGctggctggcagtgctgggggcagggaggcggCGGGGAACACGCCAGGATGGTGCCACTGCTGAGCTCCTGCGCAGGGTCAGCCCTGCAAAGCCAAAGCTTGATGGTACTTTGCCCAATTCAGGTTTGAGCTTGCCCAGTTCAGGCAGGAGCCTGTCACAACACCCTGGGGCTCATCCTGGCTTCAGCGGCAGCCCCTGTCTGAGGACATGGCTGCAATGAGGGGATGCTCATCCTGCCCGGGCACTCTCCCTAGGGAAAAGTGCTTCAGCCGCAAGAGCTGGCTGTgatgctgggagcagccccgAGCAGGGTTTGGCCCCCTGTGAGTAGGCAGCTCATAATTTTTTGGATGCTCGTCCCCAAGCACTGGTGCCCCAGGGGCAAAGCTCCAAGgcttcatctctttttctttcccaaacgATGGCAGAACGTGGGGAACCGGGATCTCATAGATGTCCATCCCCAGCGAGCCAGAGCCATCCCCGAGCATCACATGTGGGTACCTCTTCCCACCTCGCTCCCAAAATCACAAGCACAGGTTGCTTGCATAGCTTTTGCCttattttgttctcttcctggggagctggcaggagccGTGCTGTGCCGTATCAGGGCTGCCACTGGTCACTGGCTGGAGGAAGCGCGAAGGACGGCGTTCGGACCATGCTACATCTTGTTCCAGAAGGCTATTGCAGACATTTCTACAACATATACAACCGCACGGGACATTCTGTGTTACAAAGGTTTTCAAAAAACATAAACCACCAGAACTAAATACATACTCGATGGCATCAGGGTTTTTGCTTTAGAGTCTTCAGGGACTATGACGCAGTCTCTGGCTGGGGCAGAAGCGATGCAGTGTCTTACAGACAGAGGTGGAAACTGCTCGGCAAGAGTTTATTAAATTTGGTCAGTCTCATAGTGCTTCTTGATGGCTTTGCTCAGTAAGtctttctgtggtttgttttttttttcttgtttgtttttaatctcaTCCAGTGGCAAACTACAAGACTTCAGTGTACATTTAATGACACGACTGCTACATCATCCTGATTTTATAGCTATCTTTAATATCAAAGCAGCTTAAGCTGTTAATAAATTCCAAAGTatccttttattaaaatatctaaaagaggtctataaatattttttgtttgtttttttttttctttttttcttttcttttctaaaattgttcccagtttttcacatttaaaacaaagccggggaggggggcggcaTTGTAGTGGGGGCCCCCCCTTTCCATGGGCGCTCCCCTCCGTGGCGCTGGCCACATGTCACCTCTTGGTGCGTGCTGCAtttaacaaaatatatatatatatgtgggggtgtatatatatatatatatttagggCGGCAGGGGGGCTCAGAACTCCCACTCAAGGGCCTCCTCACGGTTGGCAGCCCGCTCCAGGCGGTGGATGATGTTGTTGAGGTTGGCCATCTTCTCATGGCGCCGCTGGACGCTGGTGCTGagccgggggccgggggctggcgGCAGTGCCGGTGAGACCGGCCCGGCAGAGGATGGCCCCGGTGAGGCCGAGCCGGTGAGACCAGGCGAGGATGCTGCTGAGGGCGATGTTGGGGAGACCTCCAAACTGCAACGGGATGAGCCCGCAGAGGACTGGGAGCTGTCGGGGTGCGGTGGCGGTGGTGGTGCGGGTCCTCCGGCGGCAGCACCAGcacggccgccccgccgcggaAGGCTGCCGGCGCTGGGGGCAGCTGCatggggggctgccccccgcTCCTCCTGGGGAGGTCCGGTCCCCTCGGCCGCCCCGGCTGGGCTGCGTGAGTCCCGCCGGCGGCCCCAGCCAcctgcctccccctgctcctccttcaCCTTCACGGGCACCGCGGCACAGGGGTGCTCGCCCCCCCCAAACACAGGTTTACGGTCCTCGGTGTCTGAAtcggggctgtggggggcccGGCGCCCGGGGACGGCTGCCCCACCACTCTGCTCTGGGTCTGTGTCATTGTCCTGCGTGCCCTCCACCAGCATCTCCCGGCGCATCCGTGACCTGCCGGGACACAACCACAAAGGGTTGGTGACCATCACCCATCGCCCCGTGTTGCGGGCACCACATGTCTTGGACAAGCATCTTCAGCCAGAAAAATGTGATGACATTGCCTGAGACGTAAAACCCCACTTTGACAgccttcaaaacatttttttggaggaaaaactGCTGCTTGAGCACGGGGAACGGATTTTGCAACACCTTGGGCTGTTTCCAGCCAAACGGAGCCAGTTTTGCAAGTGTTTTCCACTACCtttgttgttgtggttgttGTTATTTAATATACAAAATTTTTCAAAGGTTTATTTTCGGGCATTTGTGTTTACCAAGAGCAGGAGGGGCTTTCCTAGAACCATGCAAGGGGAAAGGTCGTAGGTTTCAAACCCCCATTAGTCAATGCTTCACCAAAAAGCCTGACTTTTCAAGCTCTCCCCTGCACTCCCCACACGATGGCTTCACACAAGTAACTTCATCCAGCTCCCATAAATATTGACCATCTACTTCACGCTGCCCAGGGGGAcctggaggcagctggaggctcTGCAGCCTCGACACAAGCACTTACATGTCTTTTAATACTGGTTTATAtaggggagggggcacagcccaTCCCCTGGGCTGTTGACTCAGAGCAGGCAGCTCTTGGTGTGGCTCTGGGGAGGGTTCAGGAGCCATGCGTTCACCTGCAATGCTGCCTGAGGATGAagcctgtgctgctccctggggtcaggctgctgtggggatgGATGCTGTGCTTCAGAAGCCTCCATAAGGCCTTTCTCCACCCATCATAGAGCTCCTGCTGGGTGGCGAGTGGTGTCCTGCACCAGTGAGCAGGTGGACATGAGCATGGAAACCTCTTTAGATGCTCTGCGTTACTTGGTCAAGGTGGTCAACACCTCCTGACCAGCTGCCAGCCAAAGCACATGCAGTGTTTTGGCTGCATAGAAGCgcagaatcatttaggttggaaaagacctttaagatctgATCCAACCGTtaatccagcactgccaagtccatcactaaaccatgtccctgagcactgcaCCTATATGTTTTTGAACTCTCAGGGACGGTggctccaccacctcccagggCAGCCAGTTCTGATGCTtgaccaccttttcagtgacgaaatttttcctaattttctccaatctaaaccttccccagcacaacttgaggctgtttcctctcatcttgttgcttgttacttgggagactgtgcccacctgcctgcagcctctttcaggtagttgtagagagcgagAAGGTCCTCCCCGAgcctcctttctccaggctgaacacccccagtgccctcagctgctccccatcagccttgtgctccagccccccccaccagctttgctgccctcctctggacatgctccaggacctctacatccctcttgcaATCCCCCCCAGTTCTGCACCCGAGGACCTCCAGTGACCACATGTGGGTCTGCACCTCTCCATCTAGACAAagaggggctgggagagcaTGAAGAGGAACAGTGACACCACCTTGGTGGCACAGCACCACCAGAGGTCCGAAACCCAGGAGCATCCGTACCTGTAGTTGTGGAACCAGTTGATGACGGTGTTGGTCTTAAGGTTGAGCTGGAAGGAGAGCAGTTCAATGGTCTGCTGGGAGGGGTAGGGCTCCAGCTGGTAGGCTTTCTTCAGGGCTTCCTTCTCCTCTGGGGCCAGCACCACCCGTGGCTTCTTAATCTGGAGGAGGCTGAGGTCCTgcggctgcaggctggggctggcacacTCGGAGCGGGCGCTGGGGGATTCGCTGTCCGAGCCGGTGCTCATCAGCCCGTACCGACGTTTCAGGtaggctgcaggagaggagacCCAGCTGCGCGCCGCTCGCCCCCCAGCCCAAGGAGCACCCCCCTCGGCCAGCACGCCCACCCCGGTGGGGCTGCATCGCCCTGACCCTCACctttcttctccagcttcttcaTGTCACGCAGCTTCTCCACGTTGTGGGGGTCGTTGAGCCAGAGCTGCATGCGGACGAAGGGCTCCCTCCCCTTCAGGCTCAGCTTGTGCCACGGCTTGGGCCTGGAGAGGAGATCGGACACCGAGCCCTGCGTCAGGCCCAGGATGCTCTCCCCGAACAGCCGCTGGCCTGGCGGAGGAGAAGCAGAGGTGGTTAGAGTGGGGCAGAGCAGCGAGGCAGGCGCTACAGTCCCTCTGCAGAGTGGGTACACCCTGTTTCCCGGCCAGCATCCTCCCCAGCATCTTGGGATCGCCCCCCAGGCACCCGCAGTGAACCAAGGCGAGTCTGCGGCTATGGGAACTGGGGTGATGCATCTATGGAGCCTCACCAGCAGCTCACGAAAACCCAGGCGGAGACAGGGTCCGCACCTAAATTGTTGTCTGTCAAGACCTCCTTGACCTTCTTGGTGATGGAGTAGGTGTCCAGCTCGGGGGACATGGCAACGATCTCCTGGATGCCCACAGGTCCCTGGCTGTTGGGGTACGTCTTCCCACCCATCGCAGGCGTCGACCGGCTCTCGGGCTGCTGGTTTTCCTTGCTGCTCTCCAAGGCCAGGGTGAGGGGCTCCTGGCAGCCCTTCTCATGctcggcagggctggggggcggcgAGGGGGACGGCTGGGGCTCCACCGGGCTGGCTGCGCGACACCGGGGCAGAGGGGTCAGCGGGGACGGCAGGGATGGCGGGAGGGGACaacagcagggagctggcaggcgCAGGAAGGTTATCTCGGGGATGCCTGCCGCTCTGCCCTCTGGAGAGGGGGGATGCCAGCCAACTCTCTCTGGTGGCTACAGCAACATGGGAGGTGCCAGTGGAATaattaaagagagaaaacatcACTAATATAAAAAACCCAGCTACTACTTTATGCCAGGCACAAAGCCAAAGACTctgctgtggttttccttttttttttttttaaaaaaaaaaaatagatgactTTCAAAACCCATTTCTGACAAAATATTTGAGGATCTGTGTAACAGCCCTAAATTGCCACAGTGACCAACTAAGGGGGTTCAAAATGAGTTGGATGGATCAGAGGGGGATGAAAGGGGCTTCCCAGGATTGGGGTGCGGGTTGGGGTGCTGGCGGTGGCATGGGCAGATCTTCCCGGCGCTGGGGTGGGAAGCAGGAGAAACTCGCCCTGCACTGGGATGTGGGGGATGGATGCAGAAGCACCGGGGGCACTGATGGCACATGGGGACCACGGGGACGGCAGCGGAACTTACCCTGGGAGGGTGTTGGCTGCTGGCTGATGCCTTGGCCCAGCTGGTCGGTCAGCCAGAGCTGCATACGGATGAAAGGCTCCCGACCCTTCTGCGTCAGCTTGCTCCACGGCTTGGGCCGCGACAGCATGTCGCTCACGCTGCCCTGGGACAGCCCCAGCACCTATGCACCATGTAGGTGTCACCCGCTGGGGCCAGGGCATGTTGccctctgtgctgggctgctgcctgccctccgtCCCCATTTCAAGGGAGGGGAAGCAGGCTGCCACCCACTGCCATGCTCGTGGCCCCATGGTATGTCCAGACCCCCTGGCCCCAGCCATGGGTACTGTGACTCTGGTGGGTCCCTCTGGGATACCCAGTGGGCTGGGAGGATGGTCCCCACAGGGCTCTGCACTGGGGACAGGGTGTTCTTGGTGGGAAGTGCCATTAACCCAGTGGTGGTCATTGGGAGACCAACCGGGGTTGGGTCAGACCCTGAGGACTTGGCATCCTCCACGGGGAAACCCACCAGGGAGAGCGGGGACCCTGGAAAGAGCTGGTGGAGGCCACCAGTGTGCCCTGGGATCTGGGTTACAGAGCAGAGGGGACAGTGGACCCTCCTTCTCCAAGCTGTTACCTTCTCTCCAAAGATCCTCTGGCAGATGCCGTTCTTGGCCAACTTCTCCTTGACCTGCCGAGTCAGCTCCAGCGTGTCCACCTCCCTGTACATGTACATCTCATACTGCTCGGGTGTCAGTGGTGGCACGGTGGGCTTCAGGGTCCGTGGCACGTAGGTGGGGTAGTAGGAGAGACGAccaccagctgctggctctgcaccAGCTCCCTCCGTCTTCATCTCTGTCAGTCGGTGGGGTTCATCGTCTGCTGGTGGCAGCTCATCCTCGTTGGTGCCACCCTCGCTGGGCTCGCCCCGTGGCCAGCCCCGGCCGTTGGCCATGCTGGAGTAGctcgaggaggaggaggagagcgaAGGCGAGACAGAGGTGTAGGGTCGGCTGAGCAGGCTCCGCTCCGATGCCCAGTGCTGGTCGAAGTAGGAGCCAGCATCGCCGATCTCCGACTTCACCTTCCGGATGATGCTCTGGACAAAGGCAGCGGGTGAGAGTACGGCCAGGGGCGTCTGCGGGGGGCCAGGGCTGGTCCCGCTCCCCTCCTCCTGCTTGACATAGGTCGGAACGATGTTCTGGCTGACGGTGGCCAGCGTGGAGCGCTCGGCAGGCGATGTATCCCCGGGGCGCCCACTGCTCCCTGACTCCATCTCCAGCAGcgcctgctgctgtgcctgcatcTCCCGCCGTGCCTGCTCCAAGATGCTCTTGATGGCGTCCTCTGAGCTGCTGCCGCCTGTCCCGTTGGCCACTGTTTGCGATGCTGATGGTGTTTTGGGTTCCCCTGCAAAGAAAAGGGGTGAGGGGAGCCCTAAGGAGCAGCATGCACCGTTTTACCGTGTGGTCATAATTCaaaatgcaggagaaaagggATTTTATCCCGATCTGTTCTGGAGTGCTATCCATCAAGCAGGTGCAGATCAGAAGAACAAGCAGCACCcccaaagcaaaagctgcgccCCCCCCAGCTCAAAGCGAGCTGCCTTTTTGACGATTGCAAAGTAAATCCCATTACCAACAACGGCAATAGACAAAcatgtttgttttccctgaCTGTTTTTCCACCGTTCCTGTCTAATTTAATTCTCCAGGATTCTGCTTTCTCAGCAGACTACctgttttaatgtatttcatttcttGTAATTGACTGCGAGCGCAGCTGCTGTAATGATTCCTCATGCCAGATGGATCATGCATCCTCATTTAATCATctggtttggggcaggggggagaaaaaaggtaGATCCAAAGTTTCCAAAAGCCCAGATACAAATGCTGCTGCATGGGGAGTCTTCCATCCCTTACAGTATTTACCAACGATTCTTCCTACCATGCCTCAAACCTCCTCTGTGGCTTTCAGCAGGAGAAATGTCCCCCAAAAAGCTCATTTTGGCCCCGCCAGGGCTGCTCCATCCTGGGTGCCggctcccagccagccacagggtTAGCCCAGGGCCACCTTGGCCAGGACTGTGCCACgagtgctgggctgggcaggggctggctaACATTCCCTAGGGGATGCAGAGACCCCCGTGCCAGATGCTGTCAGTGTTGCGGGTGTTTCAGCATGCTGTGGGACCCACAGCCatgcagcacccagctgctggcaccctTCTGGGTGCTGCTCCCACAGGGGCAGAGCAAGGGCTTGGGCACCCCTGGAGCCACCCACATGCTGACACCTACCTCCCTTCTGTGACTCGATCTCCTTCTTTGCCTGCTCCAGGATGCTTTTGATGGCATCATCAGAGCCAGTCTCCGGCGTCCTGATCCGTGGCGTGATGCTACCTGATCAAAGAGGCAGAATAACAGCTTTGTCACCGGCTCTGGTTTTACAAGCTCCACTTGTACGTCAGGAAGTATTTACTGCTCCTCATGTTCAGTTATTTTAGGGATGCTGGTTTTAAGACAAATGTCATTCCCAATTAGTCACTAGTCAGTGCATGGGGAGCACTAGTAGCCTCGGCTGCCAGCTCTCGCCTCCGgcacagcatctcccagccacCTTGCTTGCCCCATCCAAAAGCACACACTCCCCACCGGCACAcagggtgctgagcagagaCATGGGCACGGGGACCACGTCCCCCATCCTCAGCACTGTGCCCTCTCGCCTGTGCAGGTGAAGGGTTAATGCTGGATCGGATCCAGGGAATAAATTGGAGCTGTCTGGGTTGAAATGCAAGCAGATGCATGGACCACGGACCTGCATCCCCCAGTCCTGTGCCACCATGGGGACCTGAGTGACCAGCCACAACTGCTGCCACCACTGGGACGGGGCCAGAAGCCACAGTCCCTGGAGTCAGGCTTTACCATCTCATGGTGGTGCCAACACTGCGCCGAGTTCCCACAGCATTaaaacttcattattttaacaaaatattcccGAGCACATTGATTCATACGCTATGAAACAGCCTAATGAATAATTAAATGGCACTTGTCAGAATAAACGAGTAAAGCACGTCCGGGGATGCAGCTTCCACAATGATGGGTTCTTGTTAATTGCTACCATTTGCCTGGGCTccatcccacccagcagccGATTCCGTCCCACCCTGCAGTGAGTGAGGGGACCACCAGGGACAATCCCTAAGTGTCACCGGTGACTCCATGCGCATCCCTGCCTCTCTTGCCAGCACATCACAGGCTGGCGAGCATCCCTGCCGCAGCAtggggcaccctggggtgctgccgGGGTGAAGCGGGGTGCATTGGGAGGGGATCCCACAGCACcgcctgcagcatcccagggcaGGACCCATGGGCTGGGGCCACCCCAACCACTCACCTCTCTGGCGCACCTGGATAGTCCTCAGGGCCAGCACGTTCTGCTCATCGGAGAGGAACTGCTTCATCTTGATGAACGGCTCCTTGCCCTTCACCGTCAGCTTGTGCCAGGGCTTGGGTCGGGCCAGGATCTCGCTGACAGAGCCCTGCGACAGCCCCAGCACGTAATGCCCGAAGACCCGCTGCCCGATGTTGTgcttcagcagctgctccttcaccTGGAAGGCGATTTCGGCTGTGTCCAGCTGCTCCTCCTcggcagagctgctggtgctgccctcGGATGGCTCGCCAGGCGGGCTGGTGGCACTGGCAGCCGGCGCGGTGCCAGGGTGCGTGGCACTGCCCTTGGCCCCGAAgaaggcagaggggaagggtgGCCCCACACTGGCATTCTCATTCTTGTAGGCAGGCAGTGGTGGGTGGGGGGCCTTGGGGTCTCCTGACAGCCGCTCGCCCCCTGGGAAGGGGGACAGTGAGAAAGTCTGGGGGCCATCAGGAGCCAGGCCGGGACCGGGAAGAGGtgggaggggagtgggggaggTGGGTTCGTCTGCCGGGGCATGTTGGGGGGATGGGTACGGCTGCTCCATGCCCAGCGAATCCTTCCCCGACTCGTCTTCGGAGTGATCCTCCTCTAGAGATGAATGAGAGAAAGGGAGACGCACTAGAGTCCCCCCAGCCGGCAGCTCCggcacagccccacagcaaaGCATCTCCTGCCTCCGTTTCCCCAGGTGGCTTCCCACCCCCTGTCCTCCCCCTGCCAGCTGCGGGCTCCTTCCCACCGCTGGGGCAGCATCCGACCCTGCTGCCCACATTCCCAGGGAGGCTCCTGATGGGACCAGGGATGCCGCAGGACCCGGGAACCCTACCAGTGctggccagcaggctgggctTCTCCAGCAGGTACTTCTGGGAAGGGTAGAAagcctccttccccagcagcagggcctCCTCTGCCTTCGATATGCTCTGCAAGGAGCCAAGCCGAGATGGGAAAGGGCGGCGGAGCCACTGGCGGCAGGGCTGGCACGCGTGCCACAGCCCGGCGAGCATGCCGGCACACGCCGCAGCACTTGCCTGGGGAAGGCTGCAGCTGGCGGAGGCCACCTTCATCGCCTTCAGGATGCTGGGAGGGAGACAAGGTGGGTGACTCGGCGGGCACGGCTTTTTGCTGCCATCAAGCCACCGAGCGTTACGGCTGCTGAAGTGTGCCGTGGGTGCTGACGGCACCCGGCCGGCCggggacaggcaggcagcaggcatgGATCAAGCCATACCTCAGCTCCGTTTTGATCTCCTCGTAGTCCGCCTGCGcctgcagcttctcctccagcttctGCGGAGCAGAGGGGGGGAGTCCTCGCAGCCG contains:
- the CUX2 gene encoding homeobox protein cut-like 2 isoform X7, whose protein sequence is MAADVGSMFRYRTRFDVRRLQVIALSKRSKEAETAFLSVYKQLIEAPDPAPVLEAARSLEDRLQQLQRLEPEPSPLKDLSRPWKKHPELVGTKEHREGTSPATGLAAVAEPPFSGVDGKALCTETLLQRNEAEKQKGLQEAQVTLAARLGEAEEKIKVLHAALKATQTELLELRCKYDEEAASKADEVAMIMTNLEKANQRAEAAQREVESLREQLAAVNSSLRLACCSPPGAAGQDKVNYSMCSGSRLEAALAAKDREILRLLKDVQHLQSSLQELEESSANQIAELEGQLAAKNEAIEKLEEKLQAQADYEEIKTELSILKAMKVASASCSLPQASAAACAGMLAGLWHACQPCRQWLRRPFPSRLGSLQSISKAEEALLLGKEAFYPSQKYLLEKPSLLASTEEDHSEDESGKDSLGMEQPYPSPQHAPADEPTSPTPLPPLPGPGLAPDGPQTFSLSPFPGGERLSGDPKAPHPPLPAYKNENASVGPPFPSAFFGAKGSATHPGTAPAASATSPPGEPSEGSTSSSAEEEQLDTAEIAFQVKEQLLKHNIGQRVFGHYVLGLSQGSVSEILARPKPWHKLTVKGKEPFIKMKQFLSDEQNVLALRTIQVRQRGSITPRIRTPETGSDDAIKSILEQAKKEIESQKGGEPKTPSASQTVANGTGGSSSEDAIKSILEQARREMQAQQQALLEMESGSSGRPGDTSPAERSTLATVSQNIVPTYVKQEEGSGTSPGPPQTPLAVLSPAAFVQSIIRKVKSEIGDAGSYFDQHWASERSLLSRPYTSVSPSLSSSSSSYSSMANGRGWPRGEPSEGGTNEDELPPADDEPHRLTEMKTEGAGAEPAAGGRLSYYPTYVPRTLKPTVPPLTPEQYEMYMYREVDTLELTRQVKEKLAKNGICQRIFGEKVLGLSQGSVSDMLSRPKPWSKLTQKGREPFIRMQLWLTDQLGQGISQQPTPSQASPVEPQPSPSPPPSPAEHEKGCQEPLTLALESSKENQQPESRSTPAMGGKTYPNSQGPVGIQEIVAMSPELDTYSITKKVKEVLTDNNLGQRLFGESILGLTQGSVSDLLSRPKPWHKLSLKGREPFVRMQLWLNDPHNVEKLRDMKKLEKKAYLKRRYGLMSTGSDSESPSARSECASPSLQPQDLSLLQIKKPRVVLAPEEKEALKKAYQLEPYPSQQTIELLSFQLNLKTNTVINWFHNYRSRMRREMLVEGTQDNDTDPEQSGGAAVPGRRAPHSPDSDTEDRKPVFGGGEHPCAAVPVKVKEEQGEAGGWGRRRDSRSPAGAAEGTGPPQEERGAAPHAAAPSAGSLPRRGGRAGAAAGGPAPPPPPHPDSSQSSAGSSRCSLEVSPTSPSAASSPGLTGSASPGPSSAGPVSPALPPAPGPRLSTSVQRRHEKMANLNNIIHRLERAANREEALEWEF